A single region of the Cyclopterus lumpus isolate fCycLum1 chromosome 16, fCycLum1.pri, whole genome shotgun sequence genome encodes:
- the LOC117745742 gene encoding protein S100-A14-like isoform X1: MKLRIWLMFSSQLSDLEAAINTLVTQFHEAADDGPTMNATQFQNMICKRLPGFAKHVETEEGLGQVLDQMGVEAGQSISFENFWTLINKQAVQLFDSTHKVKNVSCGCYLM; the protein is encoded by the exons ATGAAACTGAGGATCTGGCTCATGTTCTCGTCTCAGCTCTCAGATTTGGAGGCGGCCATCAACACGTTGGTCACACAGTTCCATGAAGCTGCGGATGACGGACCGACCATGAACGCCACACAGTTCCAGAACATGATCTGCAAACGGCTGCCAGGATTCGCCAAG CATGTGGAGACTGAAGAGGGTCTGGGTCAGGTCCTGGACCAGATGGGGGTTGAGGCCGGCCAGAGCATCTCCTTCGAGAACTTCTGGACTCTGATCAACAAACAGGCCGTCCAGCTGTTTGACTCCACACACAAAGTGAAGAACGTCAGCTGTGGCTGCTATTTGATGTGA
- the LOC117745742 gene encoding protein S100-A14-like isoform X2, with protein sequence MTTELSDLEAAINTLVTQFHEAADDGPTMNATQFQNMICKRLPGFAKHVETEEGLGQVLDQMGVEAGQSISFENFWTLINKQAVQLFDSTHKVKNVSCGCYLM encoded by the exons ATGACGACTGAG CTCTCAGATTTGGAGGCGGCCATCAACACGTTGGTCACACAGTTCCATGAAGCTGCGGATGACGGACCGACCATGAACGCCACACAGTTCCAGAACATGATCTGCAAACGGCTGCCAGGATTCGCCAAG CATGTGGAGACTGAAGAGGGTCTGGGTCAGGTCCTGGACCAGATGGGGGTTGAGGCCGGCCAGAGCATCTCCTTCGAGAACTTCTGGACTCTGATCAACAAACAGGCCGTCCAGCTGTTTGACTCCACACACAAAGTGAAGAACGTCAGCTGTGGCTGCTATTTGATGTGA
- the LOC117745868 gene encoding uncharacterized protein LOC117745868, which yields MAVWDPKTSWCFMLLLAAAVSQHVNYPAPVCAVRGSSVSLLCTFTPQKSFLQDGDVLVEITRVLWCQNHALCHGTTPSVYDSEENNNNNNNPRYRYLGDKKGNCSLQITDVRMEDFATLRFRMEADEQGASFTGPPGVRVTVVEGTQMKIQSSSDGAFKRGGAVTLNCTTTCTFHHLEVTWYRDGHALHFTGPALHLGALTAKDSGNYTCGLKNNDRTLSSPHVLFVEEEQEEGEEQQGIKRFDRLLVAPLVLFSLLTVLIIIVSSIVIKRTCVCQKAEN from the exons ATGGCAGTTTGGGACCCAAAGACTTCCTGGTGCTTCATGTTGCTGCTGGCCG CTGCTGTCAGTCAACATGTGAACTATCCAGCTCCAGTCTGTGCAGTCAGAGGATCTTCTGTCAGCCTCCTCTGCACCTTCACACCACAGAAGTCCTTCCTGCAGGATGGAGATGTTTTAGTGGAGATCACCAGAGTCCTTTGGTGCCAGAACCATGCGTTATGTCATGGCACGACTCCGTCTGTGTACGAcagtgaagaaaacaacaacaacaacaacaaccctcgTTACAGATACCTGGGAGACAAGAAGGGAAACTGTAGTCTACAGATCACAGATGTACGAATGGAAGACTTCGCAACTCTTCGCTTCAGAATGGAAGCTGATGAACAAGGAGCGAGTTTTACTGGCCCACCAGGAGTGAGAGTCACCGTCGTTG AGGGAACTCAGATGAAGATCCAAAGCTCCAGTGACGGAGCGTTTAAAAGAGGTGGAGCAGTCACCCTGAACTGCACCACAACGTGCACCTTCCACCACCTGGAGGTCACCTGGTACAGAGATGGCCACGCCCTCCACTTCACTGGCCCCGCCCTCCACCTCGGCGCTCTGACTGCAAAGGATTCTGGGAACTACACCTGTGGATTGAAGAACAACGACCgcactctctcctcacctcatgttctgtttgtggaggaggaacaggaagaaggggaagaacAGCAAG GAATCAAACGTTTTGACCGCCTGCTGGTTGCCCCGCTGGTTCTCTTCAGTCTGCTCACGGTGCTCATCATCATAGTTTCATCCATCGTCATCAAAAG GACGTGTGTTTGCCAGAAAGCAGAGAACTGA
- the LOC117745732 gene encoding putative protein TPRXL: METLLALWIAAAAAAAAAAASGHNDAIFTTSKLTLTTHGFTRTGSKGNQSSPSTTSKLTLTTHGFTTTGSKGNQSSPSTTSKITSATNGSNTTGSKGNQSSPSTTRKITSATNGSNTTGSKGNQSSPSTTRKITSATNGSNTTGSKGNQSSPSTTRKITSATNGSNTTGSKGNQSSPSTTRKITSATNGSNTTGSKGNQSSPSTTSKITSATHGFTTTGSKGNQSSPSTTSKITSATNGSATTGSKGNQSSPSTTSKITSATNGSNTTGSKGNQSSPSTTSKITSATNGSNTTGSKGNQSSPSTTSKITSATNGSATTGSKGNQSSPSTTSKITSATNGSNTTGSKGNQSSPSTTSNTTELPPAPASGSVPGFGIALLVLAALILLLFILLIIGLLVWCCCFKGRHNDFGPYEDPTNFPLYTTHTRFDGPNGMKYAEMDKPMKNRTGTYTVNQ, encoded by the exons ATGGAGACGCTGCTCGCTCTCTGgatcgccgccgccgccgccgccgccgccgccgccgcctcagGTCACAATGACgctatatt caccaccagtaaACTCACATTAACAACACATGGATTCACAAGAACTGGTTCCAAAGGCAACCAGTCCagtcccagcaccaccagtaaACTCACATTAACAACACATGGATTCACCACAACTGGTTCCAAAGGCAACCAGTCCagtcccagcaccaccagtaaAATCACATCAGCAACCAATGGATCCAACACAACTGGTTCCAAAGGCAACCAGTCCAGTCCCAGCACCACCAGGAAAATCACATCAGCAACCAATGGATCCAACACAACTGGTTCCAAAGGCAACCAGTCCAGTCCCAGCACCACCAGGAAAATCACATCAGCAACCAATGGATCCAACACAACTGGTTCCAAAGGCAACCAGTCCAGTCCCAGCACCACCAGGAAAATCACATCAGCAACCAATGGATCCAACACAACTGGTTCCAAAGGCAACCAGTCCAGTCCCAGCACCACCAGGAAAATCACATCAGCAACCAATGGATCCAACACAACTGGTTCCAAAGGCAACCAGTCCagtcccagcaccaccagtaaAATCACATCAGCAACACATGGATTCACCACAACTGGTTCCAAAGGCAACCAGTCCagtcccagcaccaccagtaaAATCACATCAGCAACCAATGGATCCGCCACAACTGGTTCCAAAGGCAACCAGTCCagtcccagcaccaccagtaaAATCACATCAGCAACCAATGGATCCAACACAACTGGTTCTAAAGGCAACCAGTCCagtcccagcaccaccagtaaAATCACATCAGCAACCAATGGATCCAACACAACTGGTTCTAAAGGCAACCAGTCCagtcccagcaccaccagtaaAATCACATCAGCAACCAATGGATCCGCCACAACTGGTTCCAAAGGCAACCAGTCCagtcccagcaccaccagtaaAATCACATCAGCAACCAATGGATCCAACACAACTGGTTCCAAAGGCAACCAGTCCagtcccagcaccaccagtaaCACCACAGAACTGCCCCCGGCCCCGGCCAGCGGCAGCGTACCCGGATTCGGGATCGCTCTGCTGGTTCTGGCTGCTCTGATTTTGCTGCTGTTCATCCTGCTAATCATCGGACTG CTGGTGTGGTGCTGCTGCTTTAAGGGGCGCCACAACGACTTCGGTCCCTACGAAGATCCGACCAACTTCCCTCtgtacaccacacacactcgctTCGATGGGCCCAACGGGATGAAATAC